A portion of the Desmodus rotundus isolate HL8 chromosome 8, HLdesRot8A.1, whole genome shotgun sequence genome contains these proteins:
- the C8H8orf90 gene encoding uncharacterized protein C8orf90 homolog, with protein sequence MASPSSGDPSKASLLPPPVPLPGPAMSQEIRFPDIYGGDTQLWEAHFRGIGRAYRALGKEDDFTIRVLTEDFTLPFPFAWPPGPDPANGPLFYDPRDRTGFDFLLRGPGALPPALLRPLHSTAQAALRKQHLERLALSYAQAGAGQRPGFMFLAPGPSTSTTSKGPAGSEPTTPSGGTPRLG encoded by the exons ATGGCCTCCCCCTCTTCCGGGGACCCCAGCAAAGCAAGTCTGCTGCCGCCTCCTGTACCTCTTCCAG GTCCGGCCATGTCCCAGGAGATCCGCTTCCCAGACATCTATGGCGGGGACACGCAGCTCTGGGAGGCGCACTTCCGTGGCATCGGGCGCGCCTACCGTGCACTGGGCAAGGAGGATGACTTCACCATCCGCGTGCTCACAGAGGACTTCACGCTGCCCTTCCCATTTGCCTGGCCACCGGGGCCTGACCCTGCCAACGGGCCACTCTTCTATGACCCACGTGACCGAACCGGCTTCGACTTCCTGCTGCGGGGTCCAGGTGCCCTACCCCCTGCACTGCTGCGGCCCCTGCACAGCACGGCGCAGGCGGCCCTGCGCAAGCAGCACCTGGAGCGCCTGGCACTGAGCTACGCGCAGGCAGGTGCTGGCCAGCGGCCGGGCTTCATGTTCCTGGCACCTGGGCCCTCCACTAGCACCACCAGCAAGGGGCCTGCAGGATCTGAACCCACCACCCCCAGTGGGGGCACCCCAAGACTTGGGTAG